GTGCTGTAACAAAGCAAATCTTTATGGTCAACCATTTGAAACACTTTCACAGCCCTCTCAATGCTTCCACATTTTGCATACATGTCTATCAAACTGGTGAGTAGTTGCAGATTAGAAAAAAGAGGAGGTCCAATTAAGTCATGGATGACTGATTCAGCTGTACCTAGAACTCCTAACTGTGAACAAGCTGAGATTATTCCCAACATAAAAGTTTCATCTGGCTTAATGCTTTGTTTCTTGAAGGATATGTACAACTCCAAAGCACTACGAGGCTGCCCATTTTTGGCATAACCTCCAATCATGGTAGACCAAGCAACCAAGTTCTTTTCAGGCATCTGATCAAATAAACATCTAGCACCTTCCATATCTCCAACTTTAACATGCCCATCCATCATCATTACCCAAGATGCAACATTTCTTTCCTGCATCTTTTCAAAGAACACTTTTGCATCTTCTAAATCCCCTGCTTTACAGAACCCCGAAACCATCATATTCCACGTTCCAACATCATAAATTGGCATCACTTCAAAAAGATGTCGAGCAGCAACAAGATTTCCAGCACTCGTATACCCAGAAAGCATCACCTTCCATGATGCCAAGTCTTTTTCCGGCATCCTCTCAAAAAGAACCCTTGCCTCCACCATTTCCCCAGCCTTGACATATCCCTGAATTATACTAGTCCACGAGATCACATTCCTCTTTTCCATTCTATTAAAAAGCTCCCGTGCTATATCAACTAATCCATTATTTCCATAACCCAATATCATTGAATTCCACGAAACAATATCTCTTTCCTCCATCTCATCAAATATTCGTCTTGCGAAACCCACTTCCCCACACCTCATGAACAAATCAATTATCGAATTTTGAACTATCAAATCAAACCCAAACCCACATTTCAATGCAAACCCATATACCACCTCCGCATCTTTGACTCTCCCCAGCCTAGCCAAAGCCTTAAACACCGACGCAATAGTGAAATTCAAAGGCGCAACGGAGTCTCTATGCATATTGATAAAGAGTGAAAATGCATTTTCATACTGGTGACCTTCAGTGAACCCATGAATCAATGCTGTCCACAGAAATGTATTTGGTTCCGGGATTTCATCAAACAGTTTGTGAGCGTAAGAGATGGAACCAAATCGCGCATAGAGACGTAGAAGTTTGTTCAGAGCGAGGTCGGAGGAGGTGAGGGAGCCTGAGATGACGAGATGGGCATGGATAGATTTTAAGGTTTTGAGAGATTGGCACTTATTAAGAACGTTTAAGAGAGGGTGAGTCATTTCATGGCGCCAAAACACACAGGTTATTGTGTAAAGCTA
The Hevea brasiliensis isolate MT/VB/25A 57/8 chromosome 15, ASM3005281v1, whole genome shotgun sequence genome window above contains:
- the LOC110635409 gene encoding pentatricopeptide repeat-containing protein At2g45350, chloroplastic, translating into MTHPLLNVLNKCQSLKTLKSIHAHLVISGSLTSSDLALNKLLRLYARFGSISYAHKLFDEIPEPNTFLWTALIHGFTEGHQYENAFSLFINMHRDSVAPLNFTIASVFKALARLGRVKDAEVVYGFALKCGFGFDLIVQNSIIDLFMRCGEVGFARRIFDEMEERDIVSWNSMILGYGNNGLVDIARELFNRMEKRNVISWTSIIQGYVKAGEMVEARVLFERMPEKDLASWKVMLSGYTSAGNLVAARHLFEVMPIYDVGTWNMMVSGFCKAGDLEDAKVFFEKMQERNVASWVMMMDGHVKVGDMEGARCLFDQMPEKNLVAWSTMIGGYAKNGQPRSALELYISFKKQSIKPDETFMLGIISACSQLGVLGTAESVIHDLIGPPLFSNLQLLTSLIDMYAKCGSIERAVKVFQMVDHKDLLCYSTMITAFANHGLSEDAISLFGEMQKANIKPDGVTFLGVLTACNHGGLIYEGRRFFKQMIDEYGIQPSEKHYACFVDILGRAGCLEEAHSIICSMSIVPSAAIWGALLAACRVHHNVLLAEVAAAELFKIEPHNSGNYVLLCNIYSDAGRWDDIAKVRTMIRENQVKKNRGSSWIELGCVVHEFFMGDNSHFDSEIIYFILDLLSKDMKLLGYSMDSKKEAPLLQQIAR